The Rhinopithecus roxellana isolate Shanxi Qingling chromosome 13, ASM756505v1, whole genome shotgun sequence genome contains a region encoding:
- the UCKL1 gene encoding uridine-cytidine kinase-like 1 isoform X7: protein MAAPPARADADPSPTSPPTARDPPGRQAEKSETACEERNAESLDRLLPPVGTGHSPRKRTTSQCKSEPPLLRTSKRTIYTAGRPPWYNEHGTQSKEAFAIGLGGGSASGKTTVARMIIEALDVPWVVLLSMDSFYKVLTEQQQEQAAHNNFNFDHPDAFDFDLIISTLKKLKQGKSVKVPIYDFTTHSRKKDWKTLYGANVIIFEGIMAFADKTLLELLDMKIFVDTDSDIRLVRRLRRDISERGRDIEGVIKQYNKFVKPSFDQYIQPTMRLADIVVPRGSGNTVAIDLIVQHVHSQLEERKLRWDMAALASAHQCHPLPRTLSVLKSTPQVRGMHTIIRDKETSRDEFIFYSKRLMRLLIEHALSFLPFQDCVVRTPQGQDYAGKCYAGKQITGVSILRAGETMEPALRAVCKDVRIGTILIQTNQLTGEPELHYLRLPKDISDDHVILMDCTVSTGAAAMMAVRVLLDHDVPEDKIFLLSLLMAEMGVHSVAYAFPRVRIITTAVDKRVNDLFRIIPGIGNFGDRYFGTDAVPDGSDEEEVAYTG, encoded by the exons ATGGCTGCGCCCCCGGCCCGCGCGGACGCCGATCCCTCGCCCACGTCGCCACCTACGGCCCGAGACCCGCCAGGCCGGCAGGCTGAGAAAAGCGAGACCGCGTGCGAGGAGCG CAATGCAGAGTCCCTGgacaggctcctgccacctgtGGGCACCGGGCACTCTCCCCGGAAGCGGACCACCAGCCAGTGCAAGTCAGAGCCTCCCCTGCTGCGCACCAGCAAGCGTACCATCTACACCGCAGGGCGGCCACCCTGGTACAACGAGCATGGCACACAATCCAAAGAGGCTTTCGCCATTG GCCTGGGAGGTGGCAGTGCCTCTGGGAAGACCACTGTTGCCAGAATGATCATTGAAGCCCTGGACGTGCCCTGGGTGGTCTTGCTGTCCATGGACTCCTTCTACAAG GTGCTGACTGAGCAGCAGCAGGAACAGGCCGCACACAACAACTTCAACTTCGACCACCCAGACGCCTTTGACTTCGACCTCATCATTTCCACCCTCAAGAAGCTGAAGCAGGGGAAGAGTGTCAAGGTGCCCATCTATGACTTCACCACGCACAGCCGGAAGAAGGACTGG AAAACACTGTATGGTGCAAACGTCATCATCTTTGAGGGCATCATGGCCTTTGCTGACAAGACGCTGCTGGAG CTCCTGGACATGAAGATCTTTGTGGACACAGACTCTGACATCCGCCTGGTACGGCGGCTGCGCCGGGACATCAGTGAGCGCGGCCGGGACATCGAGGGTGTCATCAAGCAGTACAACAAGTTTGTCAAGCCCTCCTTCGACCAGTACATCCAGCCCACCATGCGCCTGGCAGACATCGTGGTGCCCAGAG GGAGCGGCAACACGGTGGCCATCGACCTGATCGTGCAGCATGTGCACAGCCAGCTGGAGGAG AGGAAGCTACGTTGGGATAT GGCTGCGCTGGCCTCGGCACACCAGTGCCACCCCCTGCCCCGGACGCTGAGCGTCCTGAAGAGCACGCCGCAGGTGCGAGGCATGCACACCATCATCAG GGACAAGGAGACCAGTCGCGACGAGTTCATCTTCTACTCCAAGAGACTGATGCGGCTGCTCATCGAGCACGCGCTCTCCTTCCTGCCGTTTCAG GACTGCGTTGTGCGGACCCCGCAGGGGCAGGACTACGCGGGCAAGTGCTACGCGGGGAAGCAG ATCACCGGTGTGTCCATTCTGCGCGCCGGTGAAACCATGGAGCCCGCCCTGCGCGCTGTGTGCAAAGACGTGCGCATCGGCACCATCCTCATCCAGACCAACCAGCTTACCGGGGAGCCCGAG CTGCACTACCTGAGGCTGCCCAAGGACATCAGCGATGACCACGTGATCCTCATGGACTGCACCGTGTCCACGGGCGCCGCGGCCATGATGGCGGTGCGCGTGCTCCTG GACCACGACGTGCCTGAGGACAAGATCTTTCTGCTGTCACTGCTCATGGCAGAGATGGGCGTGCACTCAGTGGCCTATGCGTTTCCACGGGTGAGAATCATCACCACAGCGGTGGACAAGCGGGTCAATGACCTTTTCCGCATCATCCCAGGCATTG GGAACTTTGGCGACCGCTACTTTGGGACAGACGCGGTCCCCGATGGCAGTGACGAGGAGGAAGTGGCCTACACGGGTTAG
- the UCKL1 gene encoding uridine-cytidine kinase-like 1 isoform X2, with the protein MAAPPARADADPSPTSPPTARDPPGRQAEKSETACEERNAESLDRLLPPVGTGHSPRKRTTSQCKSEPPLLRTSKRTIYTAGRPPWYNEHGTQSKEAFAIGLGGGSASGKTTVARMIIEALDVPWVVLLSMDSFYKVLTEQQQEQAAHNNFNFDHPDAFDFDLIISTLKKLKQGKSVKVPIYDFTTHSRKKDWKTLYGANVIIFEGIMAFADKTLLEAVYSWVHLLALQGRAGAVVPSPPAEASAHTWRVLGVLVPCCGADGQLLDMKIFVDTDSDIRLVRRLRRDISERGRDIEGVIKQYNKFVKPSFDQYIQPTMRLADIVVPRGSGNTVAIDLIVQHVHSQLEERKLRWDMAALASAHQCHPLPRTLSVLKSTPQVRGMHTIIRDKETSRDEFIFYSKRLMRLLIEHALSFLPFQDCVVRTPQGQDYAGKCYAGKQITGVSILRAGETMEPALRAVCKDVRIGTILIQTNQLTGEPELHYLRLPKDISDDHVILMDCTVSTGAAAMMAVRVLLDHDVPEDKIFLLSLLMAEMGVHSVAYAFPRVRIITTAVDKRVNDLFRIIPGIGNFGDRYFGTDAVPDGSDEEEVAYTG; encoded by the exons ATGGCTGCGCCCCCGGCCCGCGCGGACGCCGATCCCTCGCCCACGTCGCCACCTACGGCCCGAGACCCGCCAGGCCGGCAGGCTGAGAAAAGCGAGACCGCGTGCGAGGAGCG CAATGCAGAGTCCCTGgacaggctcctgccacctgtGGGCACCGGGCACTCTCCCCGGAAGCGGACCACCAGCCAGTGCAAGTCAGAGCCTCCCCTGCTGCGCACCAGCAAGCGTACCATCTACACCGCAGGGCGGCCACCCTGGTACAACGAGCATGGCACACAATCCAAAGAGGCTTTCGCCATTG GCCTGGGAGGTGGCAGTGCCTCTGGGAAGACCACTGTTGCCAGAATGATCATTGAAGCCCTGGACGTGCCCTGGGTGGTCTTGCTGTCCATGGACTCCTTCTACAAG GTGCTGACTGAGCAGCAGCAGGAACAGGCCGCACACAACAACTTCAACTTCGACCACCCAGACGCCTTTGACTTCGACCTCATCATTTCCACCCTCAAGAAGCTGAAGCAGGGGAAGAGTGTCAAGGTGCCCATCTATGACTTCACCACGCACAGCCGGAAGAAGGACTGG AAAACACTGTATGGTGCAAACGTCATCATCTTTGAGGGCATCATGGCCTTTGCTGACAAGACGCTGCTGGAG gcagtctACAGCTGGGTCCATCTGCTGGCCCTGCAAGGCAGAGCTGGGGCAGTGGTTCCTTCTCCACCGGCTGAGGCCAGTGCTCACACCTGGCGTGTTCTTGGCGTTCTCGTCCCTTGCTGTGGTGCTGATGGACAG CTCCTGGACATGAAGATCTTTGTGGACACAGACTCTGACATCCGCCTGGTACGGCGGCTGCGCCGGGACATCAGTGAGCGCGGCCGGGACATCGAGGGTGTCATCAAGCAGTACAACAAGTTTGTCAAGCCCTCCTTCGACCAGTACATCCAGCCCACCATGCGCCTGGCAGACATCGTGGTGCCCAGAG GGAGCGGCAACACGGTGGCCATCGACCTGATCGTGCAGCATGTGCACAGCCAGCTGGAGGAG AGGAAGCTACGTTGGGATAT GGCTGCGCTGGCCTCGGCACACCAGTGCCACCCCCTGCCCCGGACGCTGAGCGTCCTGAAGAGCACGCCGCAGGTGCGAGGCATGCACACCATCATCAG GGACAAGGAGACCAGTCGCGACGAGTTCATCTTCTACTCCAAGAGACTGATGCGGCTGCTCATCGAGCACGCGCTCTCCTTCCTGCCGTTTCAG GACTGCGTTGTGCGGACCCCGCAGGGGCAGGACTACGCGGGCAAGTGCTACGCGGGGAAGCAG ATCACCGGTGTGTCCATTCTGCGCGCCGGTGAAACCATGGAGCCCGCCCTGCGCGCTGTGTGCAAAGACGTGCGCATCGGCACCATCCTCATCCAGACCAACCAGCTTACCGGGGAGCCCGAG CTGCACTACCTGAGGCTGCCCAAGGACATCAGCGATGACCACGTGATCCTCATGGACTGCACCGTGTCCACGGGCGCCGCGGCCATGATGGCGGTGCGCGTGCTCCTG GACCACGACGTGCCTGAGGACAAGATCTTTCTGCTGTCACTGCTCATGGCAGAGATGGGCGTGCACTCAGTGGCCTATGCGTTTCCACGGGTGAGAATCATCACCACAGCGGTGGACAAGCGGGTCAATGACCTTTTCCGCATCATCCCAGGCATTG GGAACTTTGGCGACCGCTACTTTGGGACAGACGCGGTCCCCGATGGCAGTGACGAGGAGGAAGTGGCCTACACGGGTTAG
- the UCKL1 gene encoding uridine-cytidine kinase-like 1 isoform X5 codes for MAAPPARADADPSPTSPPTARDPPGRQAEKSETACEERNAESLDRLLPPVGTGHSPRKRTTSQCKSEPPLLRTSKRTIYTAGRPPWYNEHGTQSKEAFAIGLGGGSASGKTTVARMIIEALDVPWVVLLSMDSFYKVLTEQQQEQAAHNNFNFDHPDAFDFDLIISTLKKLKQGKSVKVPIYDFTTHSRKKDWKTLYGANVIIFEGIMAFADKTLLEVSAHWEYPPHWCLSPGHPVHELLDMKIFVDTDSDIRLVRRLRRDISERGRDIEGVIKQYNKFVKPSFDQYIQPTMRLADIVVPRGSGNTVAIDLIVQHVHSQLEEQRKLRWDMAALASAHQCHPLPRTLSVLKSTPQVRGMHTIIRDKETSRDEFIFYSKRLMRLLIEHALSFLPFQDCVVRTPQGQDYAGKCYAGKQITGVSILRAGETMEPALRAVCKDVRIGTILIQTNQLTGEPELHYLRLPKDISDDHVILMDCTVSTGAAAMMAVRVLLDHDVPEDKIFLLSLLMAEMGVHSVAYAFPRVRIITTAVDKRVNDLFRIIPGIGNFGDRYFGTDAVPDGSDEEEVAYTG; via the exons ATGGCTGCGCCCCCGGCCCGCGCGGACGCCGATCCCTCGCCCACGTCGCCACCTACGGCCCGAGACCCGCCAGGCCGGCAGGCTGAGAAAAGCGAGACCGCGTGCGAGGAGCG CAATGCAGAGTCCCTGgacaggctcctgccacctgtGGGCACCGGGCACTCTCCCCGGAAGCGGACCACCAGCCAGTGCAAGTCAGAGCCTCCCCTGCTGCGCACCAGCAAGCGTACCATCTACACCGCAGGGCGGCCACCCTGGTACAACGAGCATGGCACACAATCCAAAGAGGCTTTCGCCATTG GCCTGGGAGGTGGCAGTGCCTCTGGGAAGACCACTGTTGCCAGAATGATCATTGAAGCCCTGGACGTGCCCTGGGTGGTCTTGCTGTCCATGGACTCCTTCTACAAG GTGCTGACTGAGCAGCAGCAGGAACAGGCCGCACACAACAACTTCAACTTCGACCACCCAGACGCCTTTGACTTCGACCTCATCATTTCCACCCTCAAGAAGCTGAAGCAGGGGAAGAGTGTCAAGGTGCCCATCTATGACTTCACCACGCACAGCCGGAAGAAGGACTGG AAAACACTGTATGGTGCAAACGTCATCATCTTTGAGGGCATCATGGCCTTTGCTGACAAGACGCTGCTGGAGGTTAGCGCTCACTGGGAATACCCACCCCACTGGTGTCTCAGCCCCGGCCACCCTGTCCATGAG CTCCTGGACATGAAGATCTTTGTGGACACAGACTCTGACATCCGCCTGGTACGGCGGCTGCGCCGGGACATCAGTGAGCGCGGCCGGGACATCGAGGGTGTCATCAAGCAGTACAACAAGTTTGTCAAGCCCTCCTTCGACCAGTACATCCAGCCCACCATGCGCCTGGCAGACATCGTGGTGCCCAGAG GGAGCGGCAACACGGTGGCCATCGACCTGATCGTGCAGCATGTGCACAGCCAGCTGGAGGAG CAGAGGAAGCTACGTTGGGATAT GGCTGCGCTGGCCTCGGCACACCAGTGCCACCCCCTGCCCCGGACGCTGAGCGTCCTGAAGAGCACGCCGCAGGTGCGAGGCATGCACACCATCATCAG GGACAAGGAGACCAGTCGCGACGAGTTCATCTTCTACTCCAAGAGACTGATGCGGCTGCTCATCGAGCACGCGCTCTCCTTCCTGCCGTTTCAG GACTGCGTTGTGCGGACCCCGCAGGGGCAGGACTACGCGGGCAAGTGCTACGCGGGGAAGCAG ATCACCGGTGTGTCCATTCTGCGCGCCGGTGAAACCATGGAGCCCGCCCTGCGCGCTGTGTGCAAAGACGTGCGCATCGGCACCATCCTCATCCAGACCAACCAGCTTACCGGGGAGCCCGAG CTGCACTACCTGAGGCTGCCCAAGGACATCAGCGATGACCACGTGATCCTCATGGACTGCACCGTGTCCACGGGCGCCGCGGCCATGATGGCGGTGCGCGTGCTCCTG GACCACGACGTGCCTGAGGACAAGATCTTTCTGCTGTCACTGCTCATGGCAGAGATGGGCGTGCACTCAGTGGCCTATGCGTTTCCACGGGTGAGAATCATCACCACAGCGGTGGACAAGCGGGTCAATGACCTTTTCCGCATCATCCCAGGCATTG GGAACTTTGGCGACCGCTACTTTGGGACAGACGCGGTCCCCGATGGCAGTGACGAGGAGGAAGTGGCCTACACGGGTTAG
- the UCKL1 gene encoding uridine-cytidine kinase-like 1 isoform X3 yields MAAPPARADADPSPTSPPTARDPPGRQAEKSETACEERNAESLDRLLPPVGTGHSPRKRTTSQCKSEPPLLRTSKRTIYTAGRPPWYNEHGTQSKEAFAIGLGGGSASGKTTVARMIIEALDVPWVVLLSMDSFYKVLTEQQQEQAAHNNFNFDHPDAFDFDLIISTLKKLKQGKSVKVPIYDFTTHSRKKDWKTLYGANVIIFEGIMAFADKTLLEAVYSWVHLLALQGRAGAVVPSPPAEASAHTWRVLGVLVPCCGADGQLLDMKIFVDTDSDIRLVRRLRRDISERGRDIEGVIKQYNKFVKPSFDQYIQPTMRLADIVVPRGSGNTVAIDLIVQHVHSQLEERELSVRAALASAHQCHPLPRTLSVLKSTPQVRGMHTIIRDKETSRDEFIFYSKRLMRLLIEHALSFLPFQDCVVRTPQGQDYAGKCYAGKQITGVSILRAGETMEPALRAVCKDVRIGTILIQTNQLTGEPELHYLRLPKDISDDHVILMDCTVSTGAAAMMAVRVLLDHDVPEDKIFLLSLLMAEMGVHSVAYAFPRVRIITTAVDKRVNDLFRIIPGIGNFGDRYFGTDAVPDGSDEEEVAYTG; encoded by the exons ATGGCTGCGCCCCCGGCCCGCGCGGACGCCGATCCCTCGCCCACGTCGCCACCTACGGCCCGAGACCCGCCAGGCCGGCAGGCTGAGAAAAGCGAGACCGCGTGCGAGGAGCG CAATGCAGAGTCCCTGgacaggctcctgccacctgtGGGCACCGGGCACTCTCCCCGGAAGCGGACCACCAGCCAGTGCAAGTCAGAGCCTCCCCTGCTGCGCACCAGCAAGCGTACCATCTACACCGCAGGGCGGCCACCCTGGTACAACGAGCATGGCACACAATCCAAAGAGGCTTTCGCCATTG GCCTGGGAGGTGGCAGTGCCTCTGGGAAGACCACTGTTGCCAGAATGATCATTGAAGCCCTGGACGTGCCCTGGGTGGTCTTGCTGTCCATGGACTCCTTCTACAAG GTGCTGACTGAGCAGCAGCAGGAACAGGCCGCACACAACAACTTCAACTTCGACCACCCAGACGCCTTTGACTTCGACCTCATCATTTCCACCCTCAAGAAGCTGAAGCAGGGGAAGAGTGTCAAGGTGCCCATCTATGACTTCACCACGCACAGCCGGAAGAAGGACTGG AAAACACTGTATGGTGCAAACGTCATCATCTTTGAGGGCATCATGGCCTTTGCTGACAAGACGCTGCTGGAG gcagtctACAGCTGGGTCCATCTGCTGGCCCTGCAAGGCAGAGCTGGGGCAGTGGTTCCTTCTCCACCGGCTGAGGCCAGTGCTCACACCTGGCGTGTTCTTGGCGTTCTCGTCCCTTGCTGTGGTGCTGATGGACAG CTCCTGGACATGAAGATCTTTGTGGACACAGACTCTGACATCCGCCTGGTACGGCGGCTGCGCCGGGACATCAGTGAGCGCGGCCGGGACATCGAGGGTGTCATCAAGCAGTACAACAAGTTTGTCAAGCCCTCCTTCGACCAGTACATCCAGCCCACCATGCGCCTGGCAGACATCGTGGTGCCCAGAG GGAGCGGCAACACGGTGGCCATCGACCTGATCGTGCAGCATGTGCACAGCCAGCTGGAGGAG CGTGAACTCAGCGTCAG GGCTGCGCTGGCCTCGGCACACCAGTGCCACCCCCTGCCCCGGACGCTGAGCGTCCTGAAGAGCACGCCGCAGGTGCGAGGCATGCACACCATCATCAG GGACAAGGAGACCAGTCGCGACGAGTTCATCTTCTACTCCAAGAGACTGATGCGGCTGCTCATCGAGCACGCGCTCTCCTTCCTGCCGTTTCAG GACTGCGTTGTGCGGACCCCGCAGGGGCAGGACTACGCGGGCAAGTGCTACGCGGGGAAGCAG ATCACCGGTGTGTCCATTCTGCGCGCCGGTGAAACCATGGAGCCCGCCCTGCGCGCTGTGTGCAAAGACGTGCGCATCGGCACCATCCTCATCCAGACCAACCAGCTTACCGGGGAGCCCGAG CTGCACTACCTGAGGCTGCCCAAGGACATCAGCGATGACCACGTGATCCTCATGGACTGCACCGTGTCCACGGGCGCCGCGGCCATGATGGCGGTGCGCGTGCTCCTG GACCACGACGTGCCTGAGGACAAGATCTTTCTGCTGTCACTGCTCATGGCAGAGATGGGCGTGCACTCAGTGGCCTATGCGTTTCCACGGGTGAGAATCATCACCACAGCGGTGGACAAGCGGGTCAATGACCTTTTCCGCATCATCCCAGGCATTG GGAACTTTGGCGACCGCTACTTTGGGACAGACGCGGTCCCCGATGGCAGTGACGAGGAGGAAGTGGCCTACACGGGTTAG
- the UCKL1 gene encoding uridine-cytidine kinase-like 1 isoform X8 has product MAAPPARADADPSPTSPPTARDPPGRQAEKSETACEERNAESLDRLLPPVGTGHSPRKRTTSQCKSEPPLLRTSKRTIYTAGRPPWYNEHGTQSKEAFAIGLGGGSASGKTTVARMIIEALDVPWVVLLSMDSFYKVLTEQQQEQAAHNNFNFDHPDAFDFDLIISTLKKLKQGKSVKVPIYDFTTHSRKKDWKTLYGANVIIFEGIMAFADKTLLELLDMKIFVDTDSDIRLVRRLRRDISERGRDIEGVIKQYNKFVKPSFDQYIQPTMRLADIVVPRGSGNTVAIDLIVQHVHSQLEERELSVRAALASAHQCHPLPRTLSVLKSTPQVRGMHTIIRDKETSRDEFIFYSKRLMRLLIEHALSFLPFQDCVVRTPQGQDYAGKCYAGKQITGVSILRAGETMEPALRAVCKDVRIGTILIQTNQLTGEPELHYLRLPKDISDDHVILMDCTVSTGAAAMMAVRVLLDHDVPEDKIFLLSLLMAEMGVHSVAYAFPRVRIITTAVDKRVNDLFRIIPGIGNFGDRYFGTDAVPDGSDEEEVAYTG; this is encoded by the exons ATGGCTGCGCCCCCGGCCCGCGCGGACGCCGATCCCTCGCCCACGTCGCCACCTACGGCCCGAGACCCGCCAGGCCGGCAGGCTGAGAAAAGCGAGACCGCGTGCGAGGAGCG CAATGCAGAGTCCCTGgacaggctcctgccacctgtGGGCACCGGGCACTCTCCCCGGAAGCGGACCACCAGCCAGTGCAAGTCAGAGCCTCCCCTGCTGCGCACCAGCAAGCGTACCATCTACACCGCAGGGCGGCCACCCTGGTACAACGAGCATGGCACACAATCCAAAGAGGCTTTCGCCATTG GCCTGGGAGGTGGCAGTGCCTCTGGGAAGACCACTGTTGCCAGAATGATCATTGAAGCCCTGGACGTGCCCTGGGTGGTCTTGCTGTCCATGGACTCCTTCTACAAG GTGCTGACTGAGCAGCAGCAGGAACAGGCCGCACACAACAACTTCAACTTCGACCACCCAGACGCCTTTGACTTCGACCTCATCATTTCCACCCTCAAGAAGCTGAAGCAGGGGAAGAGTGTCAAGGTGCCCATCTATGACTTCACCACGCACAGCCGGAAGAAGGACTGG AAAACACTGTATGGTGCAAACGTCATCATCTTTGAGGGCATCATGGCCTTTGCTGACAAGACGCTGCTGGAG CTCCTGGACATGAAGATCTTTGTGGACACAGACTCTGACATCCGCCTGGTACGGCGGCTGCGCCGGGACATCAGTGAGCGCGGCCGGGACATCGAGGGTGTCATCAAGCAGTACAACAAGTTTGTCAAGCCCTCCTTCGACCAGTACATCCAGCCCACCATGCGCCTGGCAGACATCGTGGTGCCCAGAG GGAGCGGCAACACGGTGGCCATCGACCTGATCGTGCAGCATGTGCACAGCCAGCTGGAGGAG CGTGAACTCAGCGTCAG GGCTGCGCTGGCCTCGGCACACCAGTGCCACCCCCTGCCCCGGACGCTGAGCGTCCTGAAGAGCACGCCGCAGGTGCGAGGCATGCACACCATCATCAG GGACAAGGAGACCAGTCGCGACGAGTTCATCTTCTACTCCAAGAGACTGATGCGGCTGCTCATCGAGCACGCGCTCTCCTTCCTGCCGTTTCAG GACTGCGTTGTGCGGACCCCGCAGGGGCAGGACTACGCGGGCAAGTGCTACGCGGGGAAGCAG ATCACCGGTGTGTCCATTCTGCGCGCCGGTGAAACCATGGAGCCCGCCCTGCGCGCTGTGTGCAAAGACGTGCGCATCGGCACCATCCTCATCCAGACCAACCAGCTTACCGGGGAGCCCGAG CTGCACTACCTGAGGCTGCCCAAGGACATCAGCGATGACCACGTGATCCTCATGGACTGCACCGTGTCCACGGGCGCCGCGGCCATGATGGCGGTGCGCGTGCTCCTG GACCACGACGTGCCTGAGGACAAGATCTTTCTGCTGTCACTGCTCATGGCAGAGATGGGCGTGCACTCAGTGGCCTATGCGTTTCCACGGGTGAGAATCATCACCACAGCGGTGGACAAGCGGGTCAATGACCTTTTCCGCATCATCCCAGGCATTG GGAACTTTGGCGACCGCTACTTTGGGACAGACGCGGTCCCCGATGGCAGTGACGAGGAGGAAGTGGCCTACACGGGTTAG
- the UCKL1 gene encoding uridine-cytidine kinase-like 1 isoform X1, whose product MAAPPARADADPSPTSPPTARDPPGRQAEKSETACEERNAESLDRLLPPVGTGHSPRKRTTSQCKSEPPLLRTSKRTIYTAGRPPWYNEHGTQSKEAFAIGLGGGSASGKTTVARMIIEALDVPWVVLLSMDSFYKVLTEQQQEQAAHNNFNFDHPDAFDFDLIISTLKKLKQGKSVKVPIYDFTTHSRKKDWKTLYGANVIIFEGIMAFADKTLLEAVYSWVHLLALQGRAGAVVPSPPAEASAHTWRVLGVLVPCCGADGQLLDMKIFVDTDSDIRLVRRLRRDISERGRDIEGVIKQYNKFVKPSFDQYIQPTMRLADIVVPRGSGNTVAIDLIVQHVHSQLEEQRKLRWDMAALASAHQCHPLPRTLSVLKSTPQVRGMHTIIRDKETSRDEFIFYSKRLMRLLIEHALSFLPFQDCVVRTPQGQDYAGKCYAGKQITGVSILRAGETMEPALRAVCKDVRIGTILIQTNQLTGEPELHYLRLPKDISDDHVILMDCTVSTGAAAMMAVRVLLDHDVPEDKIFLLSLLMAEMGVHSVAYAFPRVRIITTAVDKRVNDLFRIIPGIGNFGDRYFGTDAVPDGSDEEEVAYTG is encoded by the exons ATGGCTGCGCCCCCGGCCCGCGCGGACGCCGATCCCTCGCCCACGTCGCCACCTACGGCCCGAGACCCGCCAGGCCGGCAGGCTGAGAAAAGCGAGACCGCGTGCGAGGAGCG CAATGCAGAGTCCCTGgacaggctcctgccacctgtGGGCACCGGGCACTCTCCCCGGAAGCGGACCACCAGCCAGTGCAAGTCAGAGCCTCCCCTGCTGCGCACCAGCAAGCGTACCATCTACACCGCAGGGCGGCCACCCTGGTACAACGAGCATGGCACACAATCCAAAGAGGCTTTCGCCATTG GCCTGGGAGGTGGCAGTGCCTCTGGGAAGACCACTGTTGCCAGAATGATCATTGAAGCCCTGGACGTGCCCTGGGTGGTCTTGCTGTCCATGGACTCCTTCTACAAG GTGCTGACTGAGCAGCAGCAGGAACAGGCCGCACACAACAACTTCAACTTCGACCACCCAGACGCCTTTGACTTCGACCTCATCATTTCCACCCTCAAGAAGCTGAAGCAGGGGAAGAGTGTCAAGGTGCCCATCTATGACTTCACCACGCACAGCCGGAAGAAGGACTGG AAAACACTGTATGGTGCAAACGTCATCATCTTTGAGGGCATCATGGCCTTTGCTGACAAGACGCTGCTGGAG gcagtctACAGCTGGGTCCATCTGCTGGCCCTGCAAGGCAGAGCTGGGGCAGTGGTTCCTTCTCCACCGGCTGAGGCCAGTGCTCACACCTGGCGTGTTCTTGGCGTTCTCGTCCCTTGCTGTGGTGCTGATGGACAG CTCCTGGACATGAAGATCTTTGTGGACACAGACTCTGACATCCGCCTGGTACGGCGGCTGCGCCGGGACATCAGTGAGCGCGGCCGGGACATCGAGGGTGTCATCAAGCAGTACAACAAGTTTGTCAAGCCCTCCTTCGACCAGTACATCCAGCCCACCATGCGCCTGGCAGACATCGTGGTGCCCAGAG GGAGCGGCAACACGGTGGCCATCGACCTGATCGTGCAGCATGTGCACAGCCAGCTGGAGGAG CAGAGGAAGCTACGTTGGGATAT GGCTGCGCTGGCCTCGGCACACCAGTGCCACCCCCTGCCCCGGACGCTGAGCGTCCTGAAGAGCACGCCGCAGGTGCGAGGCATGCACACCATCATCAG GGACAAGGAGACCAGTCGCGACGAGTTCATCTTCTACTCCAAGAGACTGATGCGGCTGCTCATCGAGCACGCGCTCTCCTTCCTGCCGTTTCAG GACTGCGTTGTGCGGACCCCGCAGGGGCAGGACTACGCGGGCAAGTGCTACGCGGGGAAGCAG ATCACCGGTGTGTCCATTCTGCGCGCCGGTGAAACCATGGAGCCCGCCCTGCGCGCTGTGTGCAAAGACGTGCGCATCGGCACCATCCTCATCCAGACCAACCAGCTTACCGGGGAGCCCGAG CTGCACTACCTGAGGCTGCCCAAGGACATCAGCGATGACCACGTGATCCTCATGGACTGCACCGTGTCCACGGGCGCCGCGGCCATGATGGCGGTGCGCGTGCTCCTG GACCACGACGTGCCTGAGGACAAGATCTTTCTGCTGTCACTGCTCATGGCAGAGATGGGCGTGCACTCAGTGGCCTATGCGTTTCCACGGGTGAGAATCATCACCACAGCGGTGGACAAGCGGGTCAATGACCTTTTCCGCATCATCCCAGGCATTG GGAACTTTGGCGACCGCTACTTTGGGACAGACGCGGTCCCCGATGGCAGTGACGAGGAGGAAGTGGCCTACACGGGTTAG